A stretch of the Vigna radiata var. radiata cultivar VC1973A chromosome 7, Vradiata_ver6, whole genome shotgun sequence genome encodes the following:
- the LOC106765905 gene encoding calcium-dependent protein kinase 17-like — MGNCCSGNAADGPADMGAADDKGETNQQSIRSDSNNNNNAVDNPATTTTTPPTSTPPPTVTSPPSKSSKPGAMGPVLERPMEDVRATYTIGKELGRGQFGVTHLCTDKVTGEQFACKTIAKRKLVSKEDIEDVRREVQILHHLSGQPNIVELKGAYEDKQSVHLVMELCAGGELFDRIIAKGHYTERAAASLLRTIVQIVHTFHSMGVIHRDLKPENFLLLSKDENAPLKATDFGLSVFFKEGEMFKDIVGSAYYIAPEVLKRKYGPEVDIWSVGVMLYILLCGVPPFWAESEHGIFNAILRGHVDFTSDPWPSISPSAKDLVSNMLNSDPKERFTAAQVLDHPWIKEDGEAPDKPLDNAVLNRLKQFRAMNQFKKVALRVIAGCLSEEEIMGLKEMFRGMDTDNSGTITIEELKQGLAKQGTKLTEQEVKQLMEAADADGNGTIDYDEFITATMQMNRMNREEHLYTAFQYFDKDNSGFITTEELEQALREFNMHDGRDIKEILVEVDGDNDGRINYDEFVAMMRKGNTEAVTRKRRDSTF; from the exons ATGGGCAACTGTTGCTCTGGCAACGCTGCCGATGGCCCGGCTGACATGGGTGCCGCAGATGACAAGGGAGAAACCAACCAACAAAGCATTCGTTCAGAcagcaacaacaataataatgcCGTCGATAACCCagccaccaccactaccaccccACCGACATCGACGCCGCCACCTACCGTGACGTCACCTCCTTCGAAATCCTCAAAACCGGGCGCCATGGGCCCTGTCTTGGAGCGGCCGATGGAGGACGTGAGAGCAACGTACACCATTGGGAAAGAGCTAGGGAGAGGGCAGTTTGGTGTGACGCATTTGTGCACGGACAAAGTAACTGGTGAACAATTTGCATGCAAAACCATTGCCAAGAGGAAGCTTGTGAGCAAGGAGGATATAGAGGACGTGAGAAGAGAGGTGCAAATCTTGCATCACCTTTCAGGCCAACCTAACATTGTGGAACTTAAAGGTGCCTATGAGGATAAACAATCCGTCCATTTGGTCATGGAGCTTTGTGCTGGTGGTGAACTTTTTGATCGTATCATTGCCAAAGGCCATTATACTGAACGTGCTGCAGCTTCTTTGCTCAGAACCATTGTCCAGATTGTTCACACCTTCCATTCCATGGGTGTCATTCACAGAGATCTTAAGCCTGAGAATTTCCTCTTGTTGAGCAAGGATGAAAATGCACCCCTCAAGGCCACAGATTTTGGTCTTTCCGTTTTCTTCAAAGaag GAGAAATGTTCAAAGACATTGTGGGAAGTGCATATTACATAGCTCCTGAGGTTTTGAAGAGGAAATATGGGCCAGAAGTTGACATATGGAGTGTTGGTGTCATGCTATATATCCTTCTATGTGGTGTTCCTCCATTTTGGGCAG AATCGGAACATGGTATATTCAATGCCATCCTAAGAGGCCACGTTGATTTTACAAGCGATCCATGGCCTTCAATTTCACCTTCAGCAAAGGATCTTGTAAGTAACATGTTGAATTCAGATCCCAAAGAAAGATTTACAGCAGCTCAAGTTTTAG ATCATCCATGGATCAAGGAGGACGGAGAAGCACCTGATAAACCACTTGACAATGCTGTATTGAATAGGCTCAAACAGTTCAGGGCAATGAACCAATTCAAGAAAGTTGCTCTAAGG GTCATTGCTGGGTGTCTATCAGAAGAAGAGATCATGGGGTTGAAGGAAATGTTCAGGGGCATGGACACTGACAACAGTGGAACCATCACAATTGAAGAGCTCAAACAAGGGCTTGCAAAGCAAGGAACAAAGCTTACAGAACAAGAAGTTAAGCAGTTGATGGAAGCT GCTGATGCTGATGGCAATGGAACCATTGATTACGACGAGTTCATCACGGCAACGATGCAGATGAACCGAATGAACAGAGAAGAACATCTTTACACAGCTTTCCAATACTTCGATAAAGATAATAGCGG GTTCATTACCACTGAAGAACTAGAACAAGCTCTCCGTGAGTTTAACATGCATGATGGCAGGGACATCAAGGAAATCCTTGTAGAAGTCGATGGAGATAAT GATGGGCGAATTAACTATGATGAGTTTGTGGCAATGATGAGAAAAGGAAATACAGAAGCTGTAACAAGGAAGAGGCGTGATTCAACTTTCTAA